From the Gemmatimonadaceae bacterium genome, the window CCACGCCGTTCGCCTTCTCGGACGAGATGTGGGCCAAGTACGGCGCAGCGCTCGCCGAGCGCATCAAGTTCGCCGATCCCCGGACCAAGGCGGTCCCCACCGCCAACGTGTACCAGGCCGACGACTACGGACCGCTCCTCACCAACCGCGGCACGACGCTCGACGCGATGATCAAGCGCGGAACGCACTTCGCCGTCTGCGACATGGCCACGCGCGCCTTTGCCGGCATCGCCGCAACGAAGACGGGGGGGAAGGCGGAGGACATCTACCAGGAACTCAAGGGGACCGCGATCCGCAACGCGCACTTCATGGCCGCGGGAATCGTCGCCGTCAATCGGGCACAGGAGCGCGGATACTCGCTGCAGTACATCGGGTAAGGGCAAACGGAAGACGGGGACGGGCGACAGCGTTCAGTCGTCGCCCCCCCCACACGCAAGCGGGCCCGGAGATCATCTCCGGGCCCGCTCGTCCCCAGCCTTCGCTGGGGCAGGCTTCTCGTCCTCTCGTCCCCAGCCTTCGCTGGGGCAGGCTTCTCGTCTTCTCGTCTTCTCGCAGCGAAGCGAAGCAACCTACTCGTGCGCCGGGAGCGGCTCCATCGTCTTCGCGTCCACCGGGACCTGCATCTCGTCGCGGTGCTTGGACGTCATCCACACCACGCGCATGCGCGGGAAGGCGTCCATGAAGCTGAGGTAGCAGAAGCCCCACAGCCCCAGGTAGCCGAGCGTCGTCCCGATCTCCCAGATGCCAAACGGCGCCGTGGTGACGGTCTGGACATAGATGGGCGGATAGATCTCGAGGTAGCGGTGCAGCCAGATCCCGATCATCGAGCAGGCCGCGAAGAAGCTCATGGTCGGGAAGAAGAGCTTCGGTGCCTTGCCCAGCAGGCCGAAGAACGGCGCGAGGAAGGCGAGGAAGACGACCGCCACGCTCAGGTTGGTCCACGGCTGAATGAGGGAGAGGCGCAGGCGATGCGTTTCCTCACCCCAGTTGCCGTACCAGATGACCAGGTACTGCGAGAAGGTCAGGTAGCCCCAGAACGCGGTGAAGGCAAAGCACAGCTTGCCGATGTCGTGGAAGTGCGTCTCGGTGATGACGGCGTCGGCGCCCATGTAGTCGCGCCACCAGCGCACGATGAGCGCGAAGCACATCAGCATGACGAGCCAGCCACCCATGAACACCTGCCACCCCCACATCGTCGACTGGAAGTGGTAGTCCATCGACATCGACAGGTCCCAGGCCAGGACCGTCCAGCCGAAGCCGAACGTGAGGGCGAGGAAGACCGCGAGCTTTCCCTGCAGCGAGTGTGTGGAGTGCAGCTCGCGGCGTTCCTCGCCGAAGCCGCGACGCATCCCGTCGCGCAGTCCCTTGGCCCACCCCGCGCCCCACTCGGGGAGGAGGCCGACGTCCACGCGCACCGACGTGTAGATGTACCACACGCTCAGCACGGTGAGGAGGCCGAAGACGACGAGGTCCCGGACCACGAAGAAGGTCGGTTCCAGCCACTTGGCCTTCTCGGGAACGGCGATCGTCTCGTGCATCCACGGGAAGATGTGCCCCTTTCCTGCCAGCAGCGTGACGAGCAGGAGAACGAACGCCACGGGGAGGAAGGCGACGAACCCTTCCACGAGGCGGATCACCGCGCGCGACCAGCGCGCCGTGGTGATGCGCTGCACCGCGGCCAGCATCACCCCCGCCGACGACGGGATCGTGAAGAAGAGCCAGTTGACGTGGAAGGCCTGCCACGCGCGGTCTTCACCCATGACCGCGCCGGCGATGAAGATGCCGAACCCGATGACCGCGAGGACGAGCGAGATCGTCTTGAGATTCTTCGGGACCGGCTTGCCCTGGATCATGGTGACCAGGTCCTGCCGGGACGGCGTATGTGCTCCGTGATGTGCGCTCACTCGTGTTCTCCCGTCTTCGCGGGGTGCGCCGCCCCTTCAGTCGTCGTCGATTCCGCCGGCCTCGCTTCGGCCGGGCGCGCCGTCACACCCGACGTCCCGTACAGCGACGCCGGCACGTGCGGCACCCAATGGTTAGGACCCAGCACCGTGGCGCCCGGGACCTTGTTGCCATTCACCCCGGGCAGGGCAATCGGGCCCGTCGCGAACTTCACGTCGGTCACCTTCCCCTGCAGCGCGCGGAGGTAGTTGACCACGTCCCACCGATCGGACTCCTCGATGCGGTTGTACGACGGCATGAGGCCACGCCCGTTGCGCATCATCCCGAAGATGTAGCCATCGGTGCGGTTCTTGGTCATGTCCATCACGATGTTGATGGGGGGGACGCCGTAGCGCATCGTCTTCCCCATCCCGTCGCCCTTGTCGCCGTGACAAACGGCGCAATTGATCTGGTAGTACAGGTGCCCGTTGGCCAGCGACGCCTCGGTCACCGGCGTCGGGTTCTGCGCCAGCATCCCGATCGTGTCGATCTGGAACGGGAGGTTCTGGTAGGAGACCTGCATCGCGCTCACCGCGGTCCCCGAGCGCGGCACCGACCCCTGCGGCGCCCCTCGCACCGACTTGAGGATGGAGTCCTGTTCCCAGGTGGTCACCATCGGCATGCGCTTGAAGTCGGTGAACCACTCGCACGCCGTGAGCGACAGGATCGCCGGGGCGATGAGGATCGTCCGACGGAGTCCGCGAATGACTGGCATCGAGCTCTCGTCCTCTCGTCTTCTCGTCTTCTCGTCTTCTCGAATCATCACGATTCCCCCCGCACGTCGACCGCGCCAAACTTGCGCAGCGTCGCTTCGGCTTCCTTGAGGCGATCGGGCGCTGCCTCGACGTAGATGCCGTAATCGCCATGCGTGAAGCGCGGGTCGAACCCCGTGGTCGCCGTGATCTTGGGGATCCGCGAGTGAATGAACATCGCCGCCACCGTCGTGAGCGCCCCGACCAGCACCATCACCTCGAAGCCGATGATGGTGTACGGGATCCAGCTCCCGATCGCCTTGCCCCCCACGACCATCGGCCAGTACTCGGACGTCCAGATCGGGATCCAGTACCCGAAGGTCACGCCCAGGAGGCCGGCAATGAGTGTGTAGCGCCGCACCGGCGACATCGGCGGCTCGAGCGCGTGCTCGATCTCGTGCCGCGGCGTCGGCGTGTACACGGTGAAATCGTACTTGGCCTTCTTCAGCGCCACGATCGCGTCGCACGTGGCGTCGAGTTCCCGAAACGCTGCTACCAGTCCGCGCCGCATCAGTCGTGTTCTCCCGGCGTTTCCGTGCCATAGGGGAGGTGGTGCCCTTCCGTGTCGATCCCGTGCCCGCGCGCATGGCTGCGCAGCCTGGGCGGCACGACTTCCTTCACCTCGGCAATCGCCACCACGGGCAACTGCTTGATGAAGAGGAGGAACCACATGAAGAACCAGCCGAACGACCCCACGAGGATCGCCATGTCGACCCAGCTCGGCGCGTACGTCCCCCACTGCCACGGCTCGAACTCATGCGAGAGCGAGGGGACGATGATGACGAAGCGCTCGAACCACATCCCGATGTTGATGAAGATCGAGAGGATCCACAGCCAACTGGGGTTGCGGCGCAGCTTCTGCGAGAAGAGCGACAGCGGGAAGATCATGTTGCACGTCAGCATGATCCACGCGGCCCACCACCACTCGCCGAAGACGCGGTTCCAGAAGTAGTCCTGCTCGACCTTCACGCCCGAGTACCAGGCGATGAAGAACTCGATCAGGTACGCGCACCCGACCACCATCGACGTGAAGAGGCAGAGCTTGGCCGCCGCGTCGAGATGGTTGATGGTGACGTAGTGCTGCAGCTTGAAGAACTTCCGGATGGGGATGATGATCGTGAACACCATCCCGATCCCCGAGAAGATCGCGCCGGCCACGAAGTAGGGCGGGAAGATCGTCGCGTGCCACCCCGGCGTGAGCGCCATGGCGAAGTCGAACGACACGACCGAGTGCACCGAGAGCACCAGCGGCGTCGAGAAGGCCGCCAGGAACAGGTACATCTTCATGAAGTGACGCCACTCCGGCTCGGAGTTCCGCCACCCCAGCGACATGACCGCCAGGATCCGCTTGCGCACCGGGTTGGTCTCCCGGTCACGGAGCACCGCGATGTCGGGAATGAGTCCCACGTAAAGGAACGTCGCCGACACGGTGAGGTACGTCGAGATGGCGAACACGTCCCACACCAGCGGCGACTTGAAGTTCGGCCACAGCAGGCGCCAGTTGGGGTACGGCACCAGCCAGAAGAACTTCCACGGGCGCCCGATGTGGATGATCGGGAAGAGCCCCGCCGTCATGACCGCGAACACGGTCATCGCTTCGGCGCATCGATAGATCGTCGTGCGGAAGCCGGCGCGGAACAGGAAGAGGATCGCCGAGATCAGCGTCCCGGCGTGGCCGATACCGACCCAGAAGACGAAGGTGATGATGTACACGCCCCACAT encodes:
- a CDS encoding cytochrome c, with product MPVIRGLRRTILIAPAILSLTACEWFTDFKRMPMVTTWEQDSILKSVRGAPQGSVPRSGTAVSAMQVSYQNLPFQIDTIGMLAQNPTPVTEASLANGHLYYQINCAVCHGDKGDGMGKTMRYGVPPINIVMDMTKNRTDGYIFGMMRNGRGLMPSYNRIEESDRWDVVNYLRALQGKVTDVKFATGPIALPGVNGNKVPGATVLGPNHWVPHVPASLYGTSGVTARPAEARPAESTTTEGAAHPAKTGEHE
- a CDS encoding DUF3341 domain-containing protein, translated to MRRGLVAAFRELDATCDAIVALKKAKYDFTVYTPTPRHEIEHALEPPMSPVRRYTLIAGLLGVTFGYWIPIWTSEYWPMVVGGKAIGSWIPYTIIGFEVMVLVGALTTVAAMFIHSRIPKITATTGFDPRFTHGDYGIYVEAAPDRLKEAEATLRKFGAVDVRGES
- the nrfD gene encoding polysulfide reductase NrfD codes for the protein MASFAEPLRPNIASADVQLPGVRDYEQVDNEIIGTLKPTKGWFAAFGVAVALFLMGAATWIYQIYWGLGNAGYAPPVMWGVYIITFVFWVGIGHAGTLISAILFLFRAGFRTTIYRCAEAMTVFAVMTAGLFPIIHIGRPWKFFWLVPYPNWRLLWPNFKSPLVWDVFAISTYLTVSATFLYVGLIPDIAVLRDRETNPVRKRILAVMSLGWRNSEPEWRHFMKMYLFLAAFSTPLVLSVHSVVSFDFAMALTPGWHATIFPPYFVAGAIFSGIGMVFTIIIPIRKFFKLQHYVTINHLDAAAKLCLFTSMVVGCAYLIEFFIAWYSGVKVEQDYFWNRVFGEWWWAAWIMLTCNMIFPLSLFSQKLRRNPSWLWILSIFINIGMWFERFVIIVPSLSHEFEPWQWGTYAPSWVDMAILVGSFGWFFMWFLLFIKQLPVVAIAEVKEVVPPRLRSHARGHGIDTEGHHLPYGTETPGEHD